A window from Hoeflea sp. IMCC20628 encodes these proteins:
- a CDS encoding HD domain-containing protein, whose product MSMTKSETLSAETIVDFLAEIFERRGGEEYLGEPVTMAEHMLQGAHFAEQAGEPEIIIVATLLHDIGHFTSEFGTFSMDDVEDRHHEEAGAQVLEPFFPTLVTDCVRYHVAAKRYLCAARPEYLGKLSEASIHSLNLQGGPMNDGEVLAFELNQNCPAIIRVRTYDDAGKEAGLTTQPFSYYAPMVQRIVDAHCSGMAGQGRSA is encoded by the coding sequence ATGAGCATGACCAAATCGGAAACCCTCTCGGCTGAAACGATTGTCGATTTCCTGGCAGAGATTTTTGAACGTCGGGGCGGCGAGGAGTATCTCGGCGAGCCGGTAACCATGGCCGAACACATGCTGCAGGGTGCGCATTTCGCCGAGCAAGCCGGTGAGCCCGAGATCATCATTGTGGCTACGCTTTTGCACGACATCGGGCACTTCACCTCAGAATTCGGTACCTTCTCGATGGATGATGTCGAGGACAGGCATCACGAAGAAGCCGGCGCTCAGGTGCTGGAGCCGTTTTTCCCCACGCTGGTGACTGATTGCGTCCGCTACCATGTCGCTGCCAAGCGCTATCTCTGCGCGGCCAGACCCGAATATCTGGGCAAACTTTCAGAGGCTTCGATCCACTCGCTCAATCTGCAGGGTGGGCCGATGAACGACGGCGAAGTTCTGGCGTTCGAACTGAACCAGAATTGTCCGGCGATCATCCGGGTTCGCACCTATGACGATGCCGGCAAGGAGGCAGGGCTGACAACGCAGCCATTTTCCTATTATGCACCGATGGTTCAGCGGATCGTCGATGCCCATTGCAGTGGCATGGCCGGCCAAGGGCGCTCGGCTTGA
- the modC gene encoding molybdenum ABC transporter ATP-binding protein has product MSLSVRLSHSFGDFALDVDFEAPAGVTALFGRSGSGKTSVVNAVAGLLRPDAGKIVLDGRVLFDCGQGASVPVHQRRLGYVFQEGRLFPHLSVRQNLSYGRWFAPRGPGAEFDHVVEMLGIGDLLGRQPARLSGGEKQRVAIGRALLARPQLLLMDEPLAALDEERKAEILPFLERLREETAVPVLYVSHSMVEVARLATTLVLMDSGRVVRAGPADDMLSDPDNVPALGIRTAGASLHAVVTAQEDDGLTRLEASAGPLYLPRVEARIGARLSIRILAQDVILSRTRPEGLSALNVLPATVTAVRLGEGPGAIIQLKAGDDLLLARITRRSALALELAPGAGCFAIIKTVAVARTNVGGAG; this is encoded by the coding sequence ATGAGCCTTTCTGTCCGACTGTCACATAGCTTTGGTGATTTTGCGCTCGACGTCGACTTCGAAGCGCCTGCGGGCGTCACTGCCCTTTTTGGCCGTTCCGGCTCTGGCAAGACCTCTGTGGTGAATGCCGTGGCCGGGCTGTTGCGGCCAGATGCTGGGAAAATTGTGCTCGACGGGCGGGTTCTGTTTGATTGTGGCCAGGGCGCGTCGGTGCCGGTGCATCAGCGCCGGCTTGGCTATGTGTTTCAGGAAGGCCGGTTGTTTCCGCATCTCAGCGTGCGCCAAAACCTCAGCTATGGACGCTGGTTTGCGCCGCGCGGGCCGGGCGCAGAGTTCGATCATGTGGTGGAGATGCTCGGCATCGGCGATCTGCTTGGTCGGCAACCGGCTCGCCTGTCGGGAGGCGAGAAACAACGCGTGGCCATCGGCCGGGCGTTGCTCGCCAGACCGCAACTGTTGCTGATGGATGAACCGCTGGCGGCGCTGGATGAGGAGCGAAAGGCGGAGATCCTGCCGTTCCTCGAGCGGTTGCGCGAAGAAACCGCCGTGCCGGTGCTCTATGTCAGCCACTCGATGGTCGAGGTTGCCCGGCTGGCCACGACACTGGTGTTGATGGATTCGGGCCGGGTTGTCCGAGCCGGTCCGGCCGACGACATGCTCTCCGACCCCGACAATGTGCCGGCGCTCGGCATCCGCACAGCCGGCGCATCGCTTCATGCGGTGGTGACAGCGCAGGAAGATGACGGTCTGACGCGGCTTGAAGCATCTGCCGGGCCGCTTTATCTGCCCAGGGTGGAAGCCAGGATCGGGGCGCGGCTTTCGATCCGGATCCTGGCGCAGGACGTGATCCTGTCGCGAACCCGGCCCGAGGGATTGTCAGCGCTCAATGTCTTGCCGGCGACCGTGACCGCGGTGCGGCTCGGCGAGGGACCCGGTGCGATCATCCAGCTCAAGGCCGGCGATGATCTGCTGCTGGCGCGGATCACCCGGCGGTCTGCCCTGGCGCTGGAACTTGCGCCCGGTGCGGGCTGCTTTGCCATCATCAAGACGGTTGCCGTCGCCCGGACCAATGTCGGCGGCGCCGGCTGA
- a CDS encoding LysR family transcriptional regulator gives MPLNKIGRLPLEWVRVFEAAGRTGSFTAAASEIGLTQAAVSQRIKNLEQLVGVSLFSRQPRGVILTVDGEAWLPYVTQALQALNRSADELFGKAPDRIVISASASVAQMWIVPRLAALENKPKFQISMTTMIIEPDFAKANASIEIRYIRESRPEGRATRLYRESLVPLAAPTLLEGGIPWWKLPRIAVSGPRPGWQEWAVQTGVAATSVPIFRFDNYVSAHAAAKAGLGVVLGSLPLSGQDLESGNLVRLSDKVLTPDAGYWMTANEDMLTRKNWEEIVDMLCEPTQQL, from the coding sequence ATGCCTCTGAACAAGATTGGTCGCCTGCCGCTGGAGTGGGTTCGTGTTTTCGAGGCGGCGGGTCGCACCGGCAGCTTTACCGCTGCCGCATCCGAAATCGGATTGACGCAGGCTGCCGTAAGCCAGCGCATCAAGAACCTTGAACAGCTTGTCGGCGTCAGCCTGTTTTCAAGGCAGCCACGCGGCGTGATCCTGACTGTGGATGGCGAAGCCTGGCTTCCCTATGTCACGCAAGCCCTGCAGGCACTCAACCGCAGCGCGGACGAATTGTTCGGCAAGGCGCCTGACCGGATTGTCATTTCAGCCAGCGCCTCGGTTGCCCAGATGTGGATTGTTCCGCGCCTCGCAGCCCTGGAAAACAAGCCGAAATTTCAGATTTCGATGACCACCATGATCATCGAACCGGATTTTGCCAAGGCCAACGCCAGCATCGAAATCCGCTACATCCGGGAATCCCGTCCCGAGGGCCGCGCCACCCGGCTGTACCGGGAAAGCCTTGTTCCTCTGGCTGCTCCGACGCTTCTTGAGGGTGGCATACCCTGGTGGAAATTGCCTCGTATCGCCGTGTCCGGGCCGCGCCCCGGCTGGCAGGAATGGGCAGTGCAAACCGGCGTTGCAGCAACCTCAGTGCCAATTTTTCGGTTTGACAATTACGTCTCTGCGCATGCCGCCGCAAAGGCAGGGCTCGGTGTGGTTCTGGGATCACTGCCGCTTTCCGGTCAGGATCTTGAAAGCGGGAATTTGGTCCGCCTCTCAGACAAGGTGCTGACACCGGACGCCGGATACTGGATGACAGCGAACGAGGATATGCTGACCCGAAAGAACTGGGAAGAAATCGTCGACATGCTCTGCGAACCCACGCAACAGCTGTGA
- the modB gene encoding molybdate ABC transporter permease subunit has translation MADWLTPDQWSAVALSLKVSFWATVLSLPFGVAVAYALARYEFWGKQVLNGLVHLPLILPPVVTGYLLLLTFGRRGAIGGFLEETFGLVFAFRWTGAALAAAVMAFPLMVRAIRLAIEAVDPKLEQAAATLGASRLWVFATVTLPLILPGILAGVILAFAKAMGEFGATITFVSNIPGQTQTLPSAIYSFLQVPGGDSQAMQLVLIAVAIALLALFLSEWIGRAVARRISGS, from the coding sequence ATGGCTGACTGGCTCACTCCGGATCAATGGAGCGCGGTTGCGCTGTCGCTCAAGGTGTCGTTCTGGGCAACGGTGCTGAGCCTGCCCTTTGGCGTGGCGGTGGCCTATGCGTTGGCGCGCTACGAGTTCTGGGGCAAGCAGGTGCTCAACGGGCTGGTGCATCTGCCGCTGATCCTGCCGCCGGTGGTCACCGGCTATCTGCTGCTTTTGACCTTCGGTCGTCGCGGCGCGATTGGCGGCTTCCTTGAAGAGACCTTCGGACTGGTGTTTGCGTTCCGCTGGACCGGGGCAGCACTTGCTGCCGCGGTGATGGCGTTCCCGCTGATGGTGCGCGCGATCCGGCTGGCGATCGAGGCGGTTGATCCAAAACTGGAACAGGCGGCGGCAACACTCGGCGCCTCGCGGCTCTGGGTGTTTGCCACGGTCACCTTGCCGCTGATCCTGCCCGGCATCCTGGCCGGTGTCATTCTGGCCTTTGCCAAGGCGATGGGTGAGTTTGGCGCGACCATCACATTCGTCTCCAACATTCCGGGCCAGACCCAGACCCTGCCATCGGCGATCTACAGTTTCCTGCAGGTTCCCGGCGGCGATTCTCAGGCGATGCAACTGGTGCTGATCGCGGTCGCGATTGCACTTCTGGCGCTGTTTCTGTCTGAATGGATCGGCCGGGCCGTGGCGCGGAGGATCTCGGGATCATGA
- the modA gene encoding molybdate ABC transporter substrate-binding protein: MPARLIRRMLGVLVVAGLTLSAVGARADDVLVFAAASLKTALDQVATDWRSATGKSVTISYAGSSSLARQIEQGAPADIFVSASVDWMDYLQTAKMIHPDTRTNLLGNRLVLIAHGRDAPGIDLGPDTDLAGLLGDEWLAMALVDSVPAGIYGKEALSSLGLWDTVSSKVAQTDNVRAALALVSSGEAPFGIVYATDAVADGTVSVVAVFPEESHAPIIYPAAIVSTSVHPEAAAFLEVLRGPVAAEVFRAQGFLPLIGQGDG; the protein is encoded by the coding sequence ATGCCTGCCCGTTTGATCCGTCGCATGCTTGGCGTTCTGGTTGTTGCCGGGTTGACGCTGTCTGCCGTCGGCGCCCGGGCAGACGATGTGCTGGTGTTTGCCGCAGCCAGCCTGAAGACCGCGCTGGACCAGGTGGCGACGGACTGGCGCAGTGCTACCGGCAAATCGGTGACCATTTCCTATGCCGGCAGTTCCAGCCTGGCGCGGCAGATAGAGCAGGGCGCGCCGGCCGATATTTTCGTTTCCGCATCGGTTGACTGGATGGACTATCTGCAGACGGCCAAGATGATCCACCCCGACACCCGCACAAACCTGTTGGGCAACCGTCTGGTGTTGATCGCACATGGCCGTGATGCACCGGGAATTGATCTTGGCCCGGACACCGATCTCGCTGGCTTGCTCGGCGACGAGTGGCTGGCGATGGCGCTGGTCGATTCCGTGCCGGCCGGGATCTATGGCAAAGAGGCACTCAGCAGTCTGGGTCTGTGGGACACGGTGTCCTCAAAGGTGGCGCAGACCGATAATGTGCGGGCGGCACTGGCGCTGGTGTCGTCGGGCGAAGCACCGTTTGGCATCGTCTATGCAACCGATGCGGTGGCTGATGGCACTGTCAGCGTGGTCGCGGTTTTTCCCGAAGAGAGCCATGCGCCGATCATCTATCCGGCGGCCATTGTCAGCACGTCAGTGCATCCGGAAGCGGCTGCCTTTCTGGAGGTTCTGAGAGGTCCAGTTGCGGCAGAAGTTTTCAGGGCGCAAGGGTTCTTGCCGCTGATCGGGCAGGGCGATGGCTGA
- a CDS encoding methyltransferase domain-containing protein, with the protein MSSVSANASVMDGIYRHQRHIYDLTRRYYLLGRNDLIAALKPPTGGTVLEIGCGTARNLILTAKRYPDARVYGLDISAEMLKSAEAMVSKRAMSDRVHLTQGDATRFDSGKLFGVSGFDRVFLSYSLSMIPGWEAALEQAMQAVASGGELHVVDFGQHSALPDWFGKALKAWLARFHVTPRQQIEGVMTALAGDSHGQLTFSSIYRDYARIGVIRLP; encoded by the coding sequence ATGAGCAGCGTCTCCGCCAACGCCTCGGTGATGGATGGCATCTATCGCCATCAGCGCCATATCTATGATCTGACCCGGCGCTACTATCTGCTTGGCCGCAATGATCTGATCGCCGCCCTCAAGCCGCCAACCGGAGGTACCGTGCTCGAAATCGGCTGCGGCACCGCCCGCAATCTGATCCTGACGGCAAAGCGCTATCCTGATGCCAGGGTGTACGGTCTCGACATCTCCGCCGAGATGCTCAAATCGGCTGAAGCGATGGTATCGAAACGCGCCATGAGCGATCGTGTCCATCTGACCCAGGGCGACGCGACCCGCTTCGATTCCGGCAAGCTGTTCGGCGTATCAGGTTTCGACCGGGTGTTTCTTTCCTACAGCCTGTCGATGATCCCCGGTTGGGAAGCAGCCCTCGAACAGGCCATGCAGGCCGTTGCATCCGGCGGCGAACTCCATGTGGTGGATTTCGGCCAGCATTCCGCGCTGCCCGACTGGTTCGGCAAAGCTCTCAAAGCCTGGCTGGCGCGCTTTCACGTTACACCGCGCCAACAGATCGAAGGCGTCATGACCGCGCTGGCTGGGGATAGCCATGGTCAATTGACGTTTTCATCGATCTACCGTGATTACGCCCGGATTGGCGTGATCCGTTTGCCCTGA
- a CDS encoding TauD/TfdA family dioxygenase — translation MDHVELSDDGQIVTLISDAGARTRFHAIWLRDNAWDAETRSAGNGQRLIALRDIPVDLRIDSARIAGTRLELEFQPEARSIDYDLDWLMAHSYDSGSKRETGWLAADIETWDNGLMSAIPLADFNLAKADSRVLRDWLSQLRKYGFGKMAGGPVEPEALLKIAALFGYVRETNYGRYFEVRTEVNPTNLAYTGLGLQAHTDNPYRDPVPTVQILYCLENSAEGGENMVVDGFAAALRLKAENPAWFEVLSKHCARFEYAGEKGVCLRSRRPMIELSADGELIGVRFNNRSTAAITDVPFDEMASYYAAYRRFGEIIDDPAMEVTFKMTPGECFLVDNTRVLHARKGYSGAGSRWLQGCYADKDGLLSTLASLETQSLEAAE, via the coding sequence ATGGACCATGTTGAACTCAGTGATGATGGTCAGATCGTGACCCTGATTTCCGATGCTGGCGCGCGGACACGGTTTCACGCCATCTGGCTGCGTGACAATGCCTGGGACGCTGAAACCCGATCGGCAGGAAACGGACAACGGCTGATCGCGCTTCGCGATATCCCGGTCGACCTCAGAATCGATAGTGCGCGAATTGCTGGCACCAGATTGGAGCTCGAGTTTCAACCTGAAGCCAGGAGCATCGATTATGACCTCGATTGGCTGATGGCGCACAGCTATGACAGCGGATCCAAGCGCGAGACCGGATGGCTGGCGGCGGATATCGAGACTTGGGACAATGGTCTGATGAGCGCGATCCCGCTTGCTGATTTCAATCTGGCCAAAGCTGACAGCCGTGTACTGCGCGACTGGCTGTCCCAGTTGCGCAAATATGGCTTTGGCAAAATGGCGGGCGGACCGGTGGAGCCGGAGGCTCTCTTGAAGATTGCGGCGCTGTTCGGCTATGTCCGGGAAACCAATTACGGCAGATATTTCGAGGTGCGAACCGAAGTCAATCCGACCAATCTGGCCTATACCGGGCTGGGATTGCAGGCCCATACCGACAATCCCTACCGCGACCCGGTGCCGACAGTGCAAATTCTCTATTGTCTCGAGAACTCGGCCGAGGGTGGCGAGAACATGGTGGTTGACGGTTTTGCCGCAGCGTTGCGGCTGAAGGCGGAGAACCCGGCCTGGTTCGAGGTTTTGTCAAAACACTGCGCCCGGTTTGAATATGCCGGGGAAAAAGGCGTCTGCCTGCGTTCGCGACGTCCGATGATCGAATTGTCCGCCGATGGTGAATTGATCGGCGTGCGCTTCAACAATCGTTCGACAGCGGCGATTACCGATGTGCCCTTCGATGAGATGGCAAGCTATTATGCCGCCTATCGCCGGTTCGGCGAGATTATTGATGACCCTGCCATGGAAGTGACCTTCAAGATGACGCCGGGCGAATGTTTTCTGGTCGACAACACAAGAGTGCTGCATGCCCGCAAGGGCTATTCCGGCGCGGGATCACGCTGGCTGCAGGGATGCTATGCCGACAAGGACGGGCTGTTGTCGACATTGGCTTCGCTGGAAACACAATCCCTGGAGGCAGCAGAATGA
- a CDS encoding NAD(P)/FAD-dependent oxidoreductase translates to MAGLTRRQFGLFTGAGAAALTLPTYLRAQGKPRVVVIGGGAGGATAARYIAKDSDGAIDVTLIENSEVYTTCFYSNLYVGGFRSFESITHSYDGLQTNYGITKVTGMATGVDREAKTVMMADGASVPYDRLVVAPGIDLIWDSVEGYSEELSEIAPHAWKAGAQTKLLKAGLDGIENGQQILMVAPPNPYRCPPGPYERASMMAHVLKAKGLTDSKVIILDPKPKFSKQGVFQEGWEKHYPGMIEWYGPDVHGGIASVDVGNGTVETDLDTFKGAFMNIIPAQKGGAIAAAAGLTDDSGFCPIEADSMRSTMDESVLVIGDACIAGDMPKSGFSANSQAKVAAMTIRGDLLDAKVFPARYANTCWSLIETDDSVKVGAQYAPGDGKIASTQGFISQMDETDAVRKANYEESAGWYAGITADMFG, encoded by the coding sequence ATGGCAGGCCTGACAAGACGCCAATTCGGACTTTTCACCGGCGCCGGTGCTGCGGCGCTGACGCTTCCAACCTATCTGCGTGCACAAGGCAAACCGCGGGTCGTTGTCATCGGCGGTGGCGCAGGCGGGGCCACTGCGGCGCGCTACATCGCAAAGGATTCCGATGGCGCGATTGATGTGACGCTGATCGAGAATTCGGAGGTTTACACCACCTGCTTCTATTCCAATCTTTACGTTGGCGGGTTCCGCAGTTTTGAATCGATCACTCATAGCTACGACGGGCTGCAAACGAATTACGGCATCACCAAAGTGACCGGAATGGCAACCGGCGTCGACCGTGAGGCCAAAACGGTAATGATGGCAGACGGGGCCTCGGTTCCCTATGACCGGCTGGTGGTGGCCCCGGGCATCGATCTGATCTGGGATTCGGTCGAAGGCTATTCGGAGGAACTGTCTGAAATTGCTCCGCATGCCTGGAAGGCCGGGGCCCAGACCAAGCTCTTGAAAGCCGGTCTAGACGGCATCGAAAACGGCCAGCAGATCCTGATGGTGGCACCGCCCAATCCCTATCGCTGTCCGCCGGGGCCTTATGAACGCGCGTCGATGATGGCGCATGTGCTCAAGGCCAAGGGGCTGACGGACTCCAAGGTGATCATTCTCGATCCGAAACCGAAATTCTCGAAGCAGGGGGTGTTCCAGGAAGGCTGGGAGAAGCATTATCCGGGCATGATCGAATGGTACGGGCCCGACGTGCATGGCGGCATCGCCAGCGTCGATGTTGGCAATGGCACCGTTGAAACCGATCTCGACACCTTCAAGGGCGCGTTCATGAACATCATTCCGGCGCAAAAGGGCGGCGCGATTGCCGCTGCTGCGGGGCTGACCGACGACAGCGGCTTCTGCCCGATCGAGGCTGACAGCATGCGCTCGACAATGGACGAGTCCGTGCTTGTCATTGGCGACGCCTGCATTGCCGGTGACATGCCGAAATCCGGTTTTTCCGCCAATAGCCAGGCCAAGGTGGCGGCGATGACCATTCGCGGCGATCTGCTTGACGCAAAAGTGTTTCCGGCCAGATACGCCAACACCTGCTGGTCCCTGATCGAGACCGATGACAGTGTGAAGGTCGGCGCGCAATATGCCCCCGGCGACGGCAAGATTGCCTCGACACAAGGCTTTATCAGCCAGATGGACGAAACGGATGCGGTGCGCAAAGCCAATTACGAGGAGTCCGCCGGCTGGTATGCCGGGATTACCGCCGACATGTTTGGCTAG